A genome region from Tolypothrix sp. PCC 7712 includes the following:
- a CDS encoding proteasome protein, with amino-acid sequence METEQLERFKEYGEFILQKLDSVPEYPSKQEDWVPASLDESLFRLREAAQKTVELATSPVKIGVMGEFSSGKTLLLGSLIGYADALPVSENPTTGNVTAIHIIPQEGFATTQLGNFTVEYLDDEGVHDCLRFMLGEANRRTIAAGLPPALLSKLKEPKDILSWCQETWKSSNNLELRYLLRELVIFIRAYLSYGEAMCGGCYQINATTAREGLQLLEQPMAIQTLSFDDLPPAHIKLPSPPQRLASKLLQNSFPLIRRVDIEVKISREIWDVTGASEFILLDFPGLGASNSGTRDTFLSLRELAEVQTILVLLNGKSPGSDRANKIFTMMQQQRPGQDLKDLILVGVGRFDQLPLESEGGERELDQLINDSGENYPLQESSVFQKLKVLQTTIDAAGAFTTQKDRIVLLSPLLGLADLAKRSTSVKAGSPEFLANLDYPDYLDRSKRLQEKWGRLSDRLLTSDGRNYLGRQLGYFAQDGGISKLRELIQKHVATHGLKQLYEDTKRAAEVVRQQQNNLKNILHEIHEQGIPTGDSPAFIELREAIENLDKSYRNFQKDLGKEPLKDRRNVSVSDVVKDELTFRILSWSQWTLLFNKVNNGTIALTESKGAAGKLFERGNRVNITIPTKSDDFYPIFAKTIQEVEEFARDRISQAIGDLLTKLSNYVAKEREFLQTNLNPEMESDIESKFGIEEAELFYKLLLGCDPNQWQEAIISEIHNQEKSITPEMIFPLARQDEKHNIGQIFDWAPERNGAPKANNHQLFVLRLRDEITASASLHLVQYVSEVNQKVNAELQGILDQIIPSLQNISKKENLLRHIAAGDTPSQSSIPTWLQILADVSAKNY; translated from the coding sequence ATGGAAACAGAACAACTGGAGCGTTTTAAAGAGTATGGCGAATTCATCCTCCAGAAATTAGACTCTGTACCTGAATATCCCTCCAAGCAAGAAGATTGGGTACCAGCTAGTCTTGATGAGAGTCTGTTTCGCTTGCGGGAAGCTGCTCAAAAAACTGTAGAATTGGCTACCTCACCAGTCAAAATTGGGGTGATGGGTGAATTTAGCAGTGGGAAAACTTTGCTGCTAGGTAGTTTAATTGGCTACGCTGATGCTTTACCTGTGAGTGAAAATCCAACTACGGGAAACGTTACAGCTATACATATCATTCCTCAGGAAGGCTTTGCGACTACTCAGCTAGGCAATTTTACCGTAGAGTACTTAGATGATGAAGGTGTACATGATTGTCTGCGGTTTATGTTGGGGGAAGCTAATCGCCGCACCATCGCTGCGGGACTTCCACCGGCGCTGCTATCGAAGCTGAAGGAACCAAAAGATATTCTCAGTTGGTGTCAGGAAACCTGGAAGAGTAGCAACAATTTGGAGTTGCGTTATTTACTGCGTGAGTTAGTCATATTTATTCGCGCTTATCTATCTTACGGTGAGGCGATGTGTGGTGGATGCTACCAAATTAATGCTACCACTGCCCGTGAGGGGTTACAGTTACTTGAGCAACCAATGGCGATTCAAACCCTCAGCTTTGATGATTTACCCCCTGCTCATATTAAATTACCAAGTCCACCGCAAAGATTAGCCTCAAAGTTATTACAGAATAGTTTCCCGTTGATTCGTCGTGTAGATATTGAAGTGAAAATCTCACGGGAAATTTGGGACGTTACGGGTGCTTCAGAATTTATTTTGCTTGACTTTCCGGGGTTGGGTGCGTCTAATTCGGGAACGCGCGACACATTTTTATCCCTGCGAGAATTAGCAGAGGTGCAGACAATTCTCGTATTGCTCAATGGTAAATCTCCTGGAAGCGATCGCGCCAATAAAATCTTTACCATGATGCAGCAGCAGCGACCAGGACAAGACCTCAAGGATTTGATTCTGGTGGGTGTGGGACGGTTCGATCAACTTCCCTTGGAAAGCGAAGGTGGGGAAAGAGAACTTGATCAATTAATTAACGATAGCGGCGAAAATTATCCTTTACAGGAAAGCAGCGTTTTTCAGAAACTTAAAGTTTTACAAACAACCATTGACGCAGCCGGTGCTTTTACTACTCAAAAAGACCGCATCGTTTTACTATCACCACTGTTAGGACTAGCAGATTTAGCAAAGCGTTCCACTTCGGTAAAAGCAGGTTCGCCAGAGTTTTTAGCTAACCTCGATTATCCCGATTATCTAGACCGTTCTAAAAGGTTACAAGAAAAATGGGGCAGATTAAGCGATCGCTTATTAACATCCGATGGACGTAATTATCTTGGCAGACAACTGGGTTACTTTGCTCAAGATGGCGGTATTAGCAAGCTGCGAGAATTAATTCAAAAACACGTTGCTACCCACGGACTAAAGCAATTGTATGAAGATACAAAACGTGCGGCGGAAGTTGTACGTCAGCAACAAAATAATCTCAAAAATATTCTCCACGAAATTCACGAACAAGGTATACCTACTGGAGACAGTCCCGCTTTTATTGAATTACGAGAAGCAATTGAAAATTTAGATAAAAGCTATAGAAACTTCCAAAAAGATTTAGGAAAAGAACCACTCAAAGATAGACGCAACGTTTCTGTCAGCGATGTCGTTAAAGATGAATTAACTTTTAGAATCCTCAGTTGGAGTCAATGGACTTTACTGTTCAACAAAGTTAATAATGGTACAATCGCCCTCACCGAATCTAAAGGTGCAGCCGGAAAGTTATTTGAGCGGGGAAACCGAGTTAATATTACAATTCCCACCAAAAGCGACGATTTTTATCCCATCTTTGCCAAGACGATTCAAGAAGTAGAAGAATTTGCGCGCGATCGCATTAGTCAAGCAATTGGAGATTTGCTGACTAAATTATCAAATTACGTCGCTAAAGAACGGGAATTTCTGCAAACAAATCTCAACCCAGAGATGGAATCAGATATTGAATCAAAATTTGGTATCGAAGAAGCAGAACTTTTTTATAAACTACTTTTAGGCTGTGATCCTAATCAATGGCAAGAAGCAATCATTTCTGAGATTCATAATCAAGAAAAATCGATTACACCGGAAATGATCTTTCCCTTAGCGCGTCAAGATGAAAAACATAATATCGGGCAAATTTTTGATTGGGCCCCTGAACGCAACGGTGCGCCTAAAGCCAACAATCATCAACTTTTTGTCTTACGTCTAAGAGATGAAATTACTGCTAGCGCTAGTCTGCATCTTGTGCAATATGTGAGTGAAGTAAATCAAAAAGTGAACGCCGAATTACAAGGAATTTTGGATCAAATTATTCCTAGTTTGCAAAATATTTCTAAAAAAGAGAATTTACTTAGACATATTGCTGCTGGCGATACACCATCACAATCATCTATTCCCACTTGGTTACAAATTCTCGCTGATGTCTCAGCCAAAAACTATTAG
- a CDS encoding cyanophycin synthetase — MKTPFVVTIIEKVVEQIGAVLVLDPECKYVGHITFKNGKKTVFRSTHFSINGFGAAELAKDKGSSSFFLNHFGYKVPEGKTFFNEKLCKQIETLRNIDDGFNYAKYLGMPVIVKPLNLSQGRFVTKVYNKREYYQVAKKILQITPGFIVERFHMGNDYRIVVLDQEVMIAYQRIPLFIVGDGESTVLELLHQKQEILNQHSRKIIDFEDFRIAQKLKRQKLAFESVLPPGNIVYLLDNANLSSGGDAVDLSDIIHPDFKKLAINIAKDMGLRLAGVDIIASDITMPMVDYTIIEVNGSPGLLNYASLGESQTRRVENLYLKVLLTIENE, encoded by the coding sequence ATGAAGACACCATTTGTTGTCACAATAATTGAAAAAGTTGTTGAGCAAATTGGAGCAGTATTAGTATTAGACCCAGAATGTAAATATGTAGGTCATATTACCTTTAAAAATGGGAAAAAAACTGTTTTTCGCTCTACGCATTTCAGTATAAATGGTTTTGGAGCAGCAGAGTTAGCCAAGGATAAAGGTTCCTCTAGTTTTTTTCTCAATCATTTTGGCTATAAAGTTCCTGAAGGCAAAACTTTTTTTAATGAGAAACTATGCAAACAAATTGAGACGTTAAGAAATATCGATGATGGTTTTAACTATGCTAAGTATTTGGGAATGCCTGTAATAGTTAAACCACTTAATCTCAGCCAAGGTAGATTCGTAACTAAAGTTTATAATAAACGAGAATACTATCAAGTAGCAAAAAAAATATTACAAATAACCCCAGGCTTTATTGTTGAGCGATTCCATATGGGCAATGACTACAGAATTGTAGTCTTAGATCAAGAAGTAATGATTGCCTATCAGCGAATTCCTTTATTTATTGTAGGTGATGGTGAATCCACTGTTTTAGAGCTTTTGCATCAAAAGCAAGAAATTCTCAATCAACATTCTAGAAAAATTATCGATTTTGAAGATTTTAGAATTGCTCAAAAATTAAAAAGGCAAAAATTAGCCTTTGAGAGTGTGCTTCCCCCAGGTAATATTGTTTATCTTTTAGACAATGCAAATTTATCGAGTGGCGGAGATGCTGTAGATTTAAGCGACATTATTCATCCAGATTTTAAAAAATTGGCAATTAATATCGCTAAAGATATGGGTTTAAGATTAGCAGGGGTAGATATTATTGCTAGCGATATCACAATGCCAATGGTAGACTACACCATTATTGAAGTTAATGGCTCTCCAGGATTGCTCAATTATGCTTCATTGGGTGAATCGCAAACTCGGAGAGTCGAAAATTTATATCTCAAAGTTCTGCTAACAATTGAGAATGAATGA